Proteins from one Caulobacter sp. X genomic window:
- the grxD gene encoding Grx4 family monothiol glutaredoxin, whose product MTDAAASPAIDFIAKTIAEHPVVVFMKGVPDQPRCGFSSVVVQILDHLGVEFVGVDVLQDDELRQGIKTFTDWPTIPQLYVKGEFVGGSDIVREMFQSGELKTFLAEQGVLAA is encoded by the coding sequence ATGACCGACGCCGCCGCCTCCCCCGCCATCGACTTCATCGCCAAGACCATCGCCGAGCATCCGGTCGTGGTGTTCATGAAGGGCGTGCCGGATCAGCCGCGCTGCGGCTTCTCGTCGGTCGTCGTGCAGATCCTCGACCATCTGGGCGTTGAGTTCGTCGGCGTCGACGTCCTGCAGGACGACGAGCTGCGTCAGGGCATCAAGACCTTCACCGACTGGCCGACCATCCCGCAGCTCTATGTGAAGGGCGAATTCGTCGGCGGCAGCGACATCGTGCGCGAGATGTTCCAGTCGGGCGAGCTGAAGACGTTCCTGGCCGAACAGGGCGTCCTGGCCGCGTGA
- a CDS encoding serine hydrolase gives MHVRSAFLSLSLITLMASASISPAFAAADYRKLDAEIDRLREVGKVPGVAVAVVEGGKPSHLKTSGFRNAKGDPLTADTIMYAASLTKAAFAYYVMMLVDEGKLDLDKPIATYLPKPLPDYEAYADLANDPRWREITPRMLMTHSAGFPNFRWLNPDEKLDIKFKPGSRYAYAGEGINLMQFVIEQGLDLKVGEDMNRRLFQPLGMTRSSMIWRADFAGNLADGQDENGKWEPHDDRSSVKAAGSLDTTIGDMGKLATAMASGWGLSAKARAEFVRPSLPIKSAHEFPTLTTEENPDNAKIGLAAGVGVVVHDAPQGHAFLKGGHNDITDNMLVCVEKGRRCVVILTNSGVGQRIIPALVKAALGETGTPWSWEYSRLPPLVP, from the coding sequence GTGCACGTTCGTTCCGCTTTTCTGTCTCTGAGCCTGATCACACTTATGGCCAGCGCATCGATCTCCCCAGCTTTCGCGGCCGCCGACTATCGAAAGCTCGACGCGGAGATCGATCGGTTGAGAGAGGTCGGCAAAGTCCCCGGCGTGGCGGTCGCGGTCGTCGAGGGCGGCAAGCCCAGCCATCTCAAGACTAGCGGTTTCCGCAACGCCAAGGGCGATCCGCTGACCGCCGACACGATCATGTACGCGGCGTCGCTCACCAAGGCGGCCTTCGCCTACTACGTCATGATGCTGGTCGACGAGGGCAAGCTGGATCTGGACAAGCCCATCGCGACCTATCTTCCCAAGCCCCTGCCCGACTACGAGGCCTACGCCGACCTAGCCAATGATCCGCGCTGGCGCGAGATCACGCCGCGGATGCTGATGACTCATTCGGCCGGCTTTCCAAACTTCCGCTGGCTGAACCCCGACGAGAAACTAGACATCAAGTTCAAGCCGGGAAGCCGCTACGCCTACGCCGGCGAAGGCATCAACCTGATGCAGTTCGTCATAGAACAGGGCCTGGACCTGAAGGTCGGCGAAGACATGAACCGCAGGCTTTTCCAGCCGCTTGGCATGACCCGGTCCAGCATGATCTGGCGCGCCGACTTCGCCGGAAATCTCGCCGACGGCCAGGACGAGAACGGCAAGTGGGAGCCGCACGACGACCGGTCCAGCGTCAAGGCGGCCGGCTCGCTGGACACTACGATCGGCGACATGGGCAAGCTCGCGACCGCCATGGCCTCAGGCTGGGGGCTTTCGGCGAAGGCGCGCGCCGAGTTCGTCAGACCCAGCCTGCCGATCAAGAGCGCCCATGAGTTCCCGACCTTGACGACCGAGGAAAACCCCGACAACGCCAAGATCGGTCTGGCGGCCGGCGTGGGCGTCGTCGTCCACGATGCCCCCCAGGGCCACGCCTTCCTAAAAGGCGGGCACAACGACATCACCGACAACATGCTGGTCTGTGTCGAAAAAGGCCGACGGTGCGTCGTCATTCTGACCAATAGCGGCGTGGGCCAACGCATCATTCCAGCCCTAGTGAAGGCGGCCCTGGGAGAGACCGGAACGCCTTGGTCATGGGAATATAGCCGCCTGCCGCCGCTTGTTCCCTAG
- a CDS encoding ATP-binding protein, which translates to MDIVGLKDRILRAIPTVALTVGAALAADYVLNVLIRGVPSDFTPATTLIIASVIATPLALWLSSQRLRLEELHHALSASLESKQKAIEEAEEALAKYREADRLYRLLGDNLTDHVALWSRKGERLYSSPSIEPITGYSVEEFLNLPPTAMVSESDFRRAQKVIMSRTPGGPPASLDYECIRKDGSIIWLESSYSRLGDGSGILLVTSRDITERKRLELDIAHALELAEAASAAKSDFLANMTHELRTPLTAIIGFAEVLRRSGRLDETSARQAGHILDASNTLLSVVNDVLDFSRLEAAGLELDPAPFDPAAMASSCAALVEERADAKGLSVIVEAGEAIAPMNLDGSRLSQVLLNFLSNAVKFTARGAITVKLRQMIEGDQALLRAEVVDTGIGIAPENREAIFDRFSQADAAVSRRFGGTGLGLAISRRIIEHMGGKIGVDSVEGEGSTFWFEVRGPLADAPSPPVDAAEPLNAEAGVRLLLVEDNAVNRELVKAMLEPFGVIVETANDGVAGVEAMRQGEFDLVLMDVQMPVKDGLTATREIRALEGARGAATPIIAMTANVLPEQVANCLAAGMDDHLGKPISPSKLLEAVARWAGRSHAA; encoded by the coding sequence ATCGACATCGTCGGCTTGAAGGACCGGATTTTGCGGGCCATTCCCACGGTCGCCCTGACCGTGGGCGCGGCCTTGGCGGCGGACTACGTCCTCAACGTCCTGATCCGCGGTGTTCCATCGGACTTCACGCCGGCGACGACCTTGATCATCGCCTCGGTTATCGCGACCCCGCTGGCCTTATGGCTGAGCAGTCAACGCTTGCGCCTGGAGGAACTGCACCACGCCCTGTCGGCCAGCCTCGAGAGCAAGCAGAAGGCCATCGAGGAGGCCGAGGAGGCCTTGGCCAAGTACCGCGAGGCGGACCGCCTGTACCGACTGCTGGGCGACAATCTGACCGACCACGTGGCGCTTTGGAGCCGCAAGGGCGAACGGCTCTACAGCTCCCCCAGCATCGAACCGATCACGGGCTATAGCGTGGAGGAGTTCCTGAACCTGCCGCCGACGGCCATGGTCAGCGAGTCCGATTTCCGTCGGGCGCAAAAGGTGATCATGAGCCGTACGCCCGGCGGTCCGCCCGCGAGCCTGGACTACGAGTGCATCCGCAAGGACGGCTCGATCATCTGGCTGGAAAGCTCCTATTCGCGGCTGGGCGACGGGTCGGGCATTCTGCTCGTCACCTCGCGCGACATCACCGAACGCAAGCGCCTTGAGCTGGACATCGCGCACGCGCTGGAGCTGGCCGAGGCGGCCTCGGCGGCCAAGTCCGATTTCCTGGCCAATATGACCCACGAGCTGCGCACGCCCCTGACGGCGATCATCGGCTTCGCCGAGGTGCTGCGGCGGTCGGGAAGGCTGGACGAGACGTCCGCGCGTCAGGCGGGACATATCCTCGACGCCAGCAACACCCTGCTCAGCGTCGTCAACGACGTGCTGGATTTCTCGCGTCTGGAGGCCGCCGGCCTGGAGCTGGATCCCGCGCCGTTCGATCCGGCCGCCATGGCCTCGTCGTGCGCGGCCCTGGTCGAGGAGCGCGCCGACGCCAAGGGGCTATCCGTCATCGTCGAGGCCGGAGAGGCCATCGCGCCGATGAACCTGGACGGCTCCCGCCTTTCGCAGGTGCTGCTGAACTTCCTGTCCAACGCCGTGAAGTTCACCGCGCGGGGCGCGATCACCGTCAAGCTCCGTCAGATGATCGAGGGGGATCAGGCCCTGCTGCGCGCCGAGGTGGTCGACACCGGGATCGGGATCGCGCCCGAAAACCGCGAGGCGATCTTCGACCGGTTCTCGCAGGCCGACGCGGCTGTGTCGCGGCGGTTTGGGGGCACGGGTCTGGGCCTGGCGATCTCGCGCCGCATCATCGAACATATGGGCGGCAAGATTGGCGTCGACAGCGTCGAGGGCGAGGGGTCGACCTTCTGGTTCGAGGTGCGGGGCCCCTTGGCCGACGCGCCCTCGCCCCCGGTCGACGCGGCAGAACCCCTGAACGCCGAGGCGGGCGTACGGCTGCTGCTGGTCGAGGACAACGCCGTGAACCGCGAACTGGTCAAGGCGATGCTGGAGCCGTTCGGCGTGATCGTGGAGACCGCCAACGATGGCGTCGCCGGCGTCGAGGCCATGCGACAGGGCGAGTTCGACCTTGTGCTGATGGACGTGCAGATGCCGGTCAAGGACGGCCTGACCGCCACGCGGGAAATCCGGGCGCTGGAAGGCGCGCGCGGCGCGGCGACACCGATCATCGCCATGACCGCCAACGTCCTGCCCGAACAGGTCGCCAACTGCCTGGCCGCCGGCATGGACGACCATCTGGGCAAGCCGATCAGTCCGTCGAAGCTGCTGGAGGCGGTGGCGCGCTGGGCGGGCAGGAGCCACGCGGCCTAG
- a CDS encoding thioesterase family protein: MKLFEPPRDAFSLTFQPKASDIDANGHVNNVVYLSWAQDLAIAHWEAWADEAQRAPWSWVARRHEIDYRRELLLGEIATGYTWVGELKGPRFERYVRIDGPDGEMCAQSRTDWVLIDIAAKRPARVLPWMVERFTPKG, encoded by the coding sequence GTGAAGCTCTTCGAGCCCCCGCGCGACGCCTTTTCCCTGACCTTCCAGCCCAAGGCGTCGGACATCGACGCCAACGGCCACGTCAACAACGTGGTCTATCTCTCCTGGGCGCAGGACCTGGCCATCGCCCACTGGGAGGCCTGGGCTGACGAAGCACAGCGCGCACCCTGGAGCTGGGTCGCGCGCCGCCACGAGATCGACTATCGCCGCGAACTGCTGCTGGGCGAGATCGCCACGGGCTACACCTGGGTCGGCGAGCTCAAGGGCCCGCGCTTCGAGCGCTATGTCCGCATCGACGGCCCCGACGGCGAAATGTGCGCCCAGAGCCGCACCGACTGGGTCCTGATCGACATCGCCGCCAAGCGCCCCGCGCGCGTCCTGCCCTGGATGGTCGAGCGGTTCACGCCGAAGGGCTGA
- a CDS encoding BolA/IbaG family iron-sulfur metabolism protein produces the protein MPMSHAELEARLTAAFPDSEIVLTDLAGDNDHWKARIVSPAFKGLPRVRQHQLVNKALADVLGGTLHALALETAAPAD, from the coding sequence GTGCCCATGTCCCACGCCGAGCTCGAAGCCCGCCTGACCGCGGCCTTCCCCGATTCCGAGATCGTGCTGACCGATCTGGCCGGCGACAACGACCACTGGAAGGCGCGCATCGTCTCGCCGGCCTTCAAGGGCCTGCCGCGCGTGCGCCAGCACCAACTGGTCAACAAGGCGCTGGCCGACGTGCTGGGCGGAACCTTGCACGCCTTGGCGCTCGAAACCGCCGCCCCCGCCGACTAG
- a CDS encoding M20/M25/M40 family metallo-hydrolase: MIKLSPARSVLFAIVLAASAAHPAFAGPGDKALEDVRILSADDMQGRAPGTPGSEKARAYILSRFAQIGLSPVGERFEQPFSFAKRDGSTVQGVNLIARIKGTEGGKAMVVSAHYDHLGVRNGEIYNGADDNASGVAGLLAVAEAFKAKPPKHDVIFAVVDAEESGLRGARAFAAAPPVPLETLVLDVNFDMLSKNPKNELYVSGTAPFPYLKPILVKVAATAPVSLKLGHDTDADGKENNWSNQSDHYAFGEKGVPWVYFGVEDHPEYHKPTDDFATVPQDFFKRSVATVVQASLALERQLDDVSKASGR, from the coding sequence ATGATCAAGCTTTCACCTGCTCGCTCCGTCCTCTTCGCCATCGTTCTCGCCGCCAGCGCCGCCCATCCCGCCTTTGCGGGCCCTGGAGACAAGGCGCTGGAGGATGTCCGCATCCTGTCGGCCGACGACATGCAAGGGCGCGCGCCTGGGACGCCGGGGTCGGAGAAGGCCAGGGCCTACATCCTGTCCCGTTTCGCCCAGATCGGCCTCTCGCCTGTCGGCGAGCGGTTCGAGCAGCCGTTCAGCTTCGCCAAGCGCGATGGCTCGACCGTTCAGGGCGTGAACCTGATCGCGCGCATCAAGGGGACCGAAGGGGGCAAGGCGATGGTCGTTTCGGCCCACTACGACCACCTGGGCGTCCGGAACGGCGAGATCTACAACGGCGCGGACGACAACGCCTCGGGCGTGGCGGGCCTGCTGGCGGTGGCCGAGGCCTTCAAGGCCAAGCCGCCGAAGCACGACGTGATCTTCGCCGTCGTCGACGCCGAGGAGAGCGGCCTGCGCGGCGCTCGGGCCTTCGCGGCCGCGCCGCCGGTTCCGCTGGAGACCCTCGTGCTGGACGTCAATTTCGACATGCTCAGCAAGAACCCGAAGAACGAGCTCTATGTCTCCGGAACCGCGCCGTTCCCGTATCTGAAGCCGATCCTGGTCAAGGTGGCGGCGACCGCGCCCGTGTCCCTGAAGCTCGGCCACGACACCGACGCGGACGGCAAGGAGAACAACTGGAGCAACCAGTCCGACCACTACGCCTTTGGCGAGAAGGGCGTGCCGTGGGTCTATTTCGGCGTGGAGGACCACCCCGAGTATCACAAGCCCACCGACGACTTCGCGACCGTGCCGCAGGACTTCTTCAAGCGTTCGGTGGCGACTGTGGTCCAGGCGAGCCTCGCCCTTGAGCGGCAGCTGGACGACGTGAGCAAGGCTTCCGGGCGCTAG